From a region of the Streptomyces sp. NBC_01454 genome:
- a CDS encoding TetR/AcrR family transcriptional regulator, producing the protein MAEEERRGGARTTDGERAGALRGETGFTKEDGRLTLRARKKLQTRQRISGEATLLFLERGFDHVTVAEVARAAEVSTMTVFNYFPRKEDLFLDRIPEARELITRAVRERGADQSPLAALRALVLGLVAERHPLAAVGEGFAHFWRTVLDSPALRARGREAVEEMEGALAGVLAEAAGGEAGRPGQDARLAAALIVAGVRAAGADAVARQLGGDPADEVAVEQAEALRRTFDVLERALPAFA; encoded by the coding sequence ATGGCGGAAGAGGAGCGGCGCGGCGGCGCGCGGACGACGGACGGGGAGCGGGCCGGCGCCCTGCGGGGGGAGACCGGCTTCACCAAGGAGGACGGGCGGCTGACGCTGCGCGCACGCAAGAAGCTGCAGACCCGGCAGCGGATCTCCGGCGAGGCCACGCTGCTCTTCCTCGAGCGCGGCTTCGACCACGTCACGGTCGCCGAGGTGGCCCGGGCCGCCGAGGTCTCGACGATGACGGTCTTCAACTACTTCCCGCGCAAGGAGGACCTCTTCCTGGACCGGATCCCCGAAGCGCGGGAGCTGATCACCCGCGCCGTCCGGGAGCGCGGGGCGGACCAGTCGCCGCTCGCCGCGCTGCGCGCGCTGGTGCTCGGGCTCGTGGCGGAGCGGCATCCGCTGGCCGCGGTGGGGGAGGGGTTCGCGCACTTCTGGCGCACGGTGCTGGACTCCCCGGCGCTGCGGGCGCGGGGCCGCGAGGCGGTCGAGGAGATGGAGGGCGCCCTCGCCGGGGTGCTCGCGGAGGCCGCGGGCGGCGAGGCCGGCCGGCCCGGTCAGGACGCCCGGCTGGCCGCGGCGCTGATCGTCGCGGGGGTGCGGGCGGCCGGTGCCGACGCCGTGGCGCGACAGCTCGGGGGTGACCCCGCGGACGAGGTGGCCGTTGAACAGGCGGAGGCGCTGCGGCGTACGTTCGATGTGCTGGAGCGGGCGCTGCCCGCCTTCGCCTGA
- the uvrA gene encoding excinuclease ABC subunit UvrA, translating to MADRLIVRGAREHNLKNVSLDLPRDSLIVFTGLSGSGKSSLAFDTIFAEGQRRYVESLSSYARQFLGQMDKPDVDFIEGLSPAVSIDQKSTSRNPRSTVGTITEVYDYLRLLFARIGKPHCPECGRPIARQSPQAIVDKVLELPEGSRFQVLSPLVRERKGEFVDLFSDLQSKGYSRARVDGETIQLSEPPTLKKQEKHTIEVVVDRLTVKETAKRRLTDSVETALGLSGGMVILDFVDLDADDPQRERMYSEHLYCAYDDLSFEELEPRSFSFNSPFGACPDCTGIGTRMEVDPELIIPDEDRSLDEGAIHPWSHGHTKEYFGRLVGALADALGFRTDIPWAGLPARAKKALLNGHKTQIEVRYRNRYGRQRAYTTPFEGAVPFVKRRHSEAESDSSRERFEGYMREVPCPTCEGTRLKPIVLAVTVQQKSIAEVAAMSISDCADFLREMVLDAREKKIAERVLKEVNERLKFLVDVGLDYLSLNRAAGTLSGGEAQRIRLATQIGSGLVGVLYVLDEPSIGLHQRDNHRLIETLVRLRDMGNTLIVVEHDEDTIKIADWVVDIGPGAGEHGGRVVHSGPMKQLLATEESITGQYLSGKKSIATPDIRRPADPARRLTVHGAKENNLRDIDVSFPLGVFTAVTGVSGSGKSTLVNDILYTHLARELNGAKSVPGRHTRVAGDDLVDKVVHVDQSPIGRTPRSNPATYTGVFDHVRRLFAETMEAKVRGYLPGRFSFNVKGGRCENCSGDGTIKIEMNFLPDVYVPCEVCHGARYNRETLEVHYKGKSIAEVLDMPIEEALSFFEAVPTIARHLKTLHEVGLGYVRLGQSAPTLSGGEAQRVKLASELQKRSTGSTVYVLDEPTTGLHFDDISKLINVLSGLVDKGNTVIVIEHNLDVIKTADWVVDMGPEGGNGGGLVVAEGTPEEVASIPASHTGKFLREILGGRVSDAAPAAASGKKPVAKKAAAAKAPAKKAAAKKTAAKKTAATKTTARARRT from the coding sequence GTGGCCGACCGTCTCATCGTCCGTGGCGCTCGCGAGCACAACCTCAAGAATGTCTCGCTCGACCTCCCCCGCGACTCCCTCATCGTCTTCACGGGGCTCTCCGGGTCGGGCAAGTCCTCGCTCGCCTTCGACACGATCTTCGCCGAGGGGCAGCGGCGTTATGTCGAGTCGCTCTCCTCCTACGCCCGGCAGTTCCTCGGGCAGATGGACAAGCCCGATGTGGACTTCATCGAGGGCCTGTCCCCCGCGGTGTCGATCGACCAGAAGTCGACCTCGCGCAACCCGCGCTCGACGGTCGGCACGATCACCGAGGTCTACGACTACCTCCGCCTGCTCTTCGCCCGTATCGGCAAGCCGCACTGTCCCGAGTGCGGGCGGCCGATCGCCCGGCAGTCGCCGCAGGCCATCGTCGACAAGGTGCTCGAACTCCCCGAGGGCAGCCGCTTCCAGGTGCTCTCCCCACTGGTGCGCGAGCGCAAGGGCGAGTTCGTCGATCTCTTCTCCGACCTCCAGTCCAAGGGCTACAGCCGGGCGCGGGTCGACGGGGAGACGATCCAGCTCTCCGAGCCGCCGACGCTGAAGAAGCAGGAGAAGCACACCATCGAGGTGGTCGTCGACCGCCTCACCGTCAAGGAGACCGCCAAGCGCCGGCTGACCGACTCCGTCGAGACCGCCCTCGGGCTCTCCGGCGGCATGGTCATCCTCGACTTCGTCGACCTGGACGCGGACGACCCGCAGCGCGAGCGGATGTATTCGGAGCATCTGTACTGCGCCTACGACGATCTCTCCTTCGAGGAGCTGGAGCCCCGCTCCTTCTCCTTCAACTCGCCCTTCGGCGCCTGCCCGGACTGCACCGGCATCGGCACGCGTATGGAGGTCGACCCCGAGCTGATCATCCCCGACGAGGACCGTTCCCTCGACGAGGGAGCGATCCACCCCTGGTCGCACGGCCACACCAAGGAGTACTTCGGCCGCCTGGTCGGCGCGCTGGCGGACGCCCTCGGGTTCCGTACGGACATCCCCTGGGCCGGGCTGCCGGCCCGCGCCAAGAAGGCGCTGCTGAACGGCCACAAGACCCAGATCGAGGTGCGCTACCGCAACCGGTACGGCCGCCAGCGGGCCTACACCACCCCCTTCGAGGGAGCCGTGCCGTTCGTCAAGCGGCGGCACTCCGAGGCGGAGAGCGACAGCAGCCGGGAGCGCTTCGAGGGCTATATGCGCGAAGTGCCCTGCCCGACCTGTGAGGGCACCCGGCTCAAGCCGATCGTCCTCGCCGTCACGGTCCAGCAGAAGTCGATCGCCGAGGTCGCGGCCATGTCCATCAGCGACTGCGCCGACTTCCTGCGGGAGATGGTGCTTGACGCACGCGAGAAGAAGATCGCCGAGCGGGTCCTCAAGGAGGTCAACGAGCGGCTGAAGTTCCTGGTCGACGTCGGCCTGGACTACCTCTCGCTCAACCGCGCGGCCGGCACCCTCTCCGGTGGCGAGGCCCAGCGCATCCGCCTCGCCACCCAGATCGGCTCCGGCCTGGTGGGTGTGCTCTACGTCCTCGACGAGCCGTCGATCGGTCTGCACCAGCGCGACAACCACCGGCTCATCGAGACCCTGGTGCGGCTGCGCGACATGGGCAACACCCTGATCGTCGTGGAGCACGACGAGGACACCATCAAGATCGCGGACTGGGTCGTGGACATCGGCCCCGGCGCGGGCGAGCACGGCGGCAGGGTCGTGCACAGCGGCCCGATGAAGCAGCTGCTGGCCACCGAGGAGTCGATCACCGGCCAGTATCTGTCCGGCAAGAAGTCCATCGCGACCCCGGACATCCGGCGGCCCGCCGACCCGGCGCGCCGGCTGACGGTGCACGGCGCGAAGGAGAACAACCTCCGCGACATCGACGTCTCCTTCCCGCTCGGGGTGTTCACCGCCGTCACCGGAGTCTCCGGCTCCGGCAAGTCGACGCTGGTCAACGACATCCTCTACACCCACCTCGCACGCGAGCTGAACGGCGCCAAGTCGGTGCCGGGCCGGCACACCCGGGTGGCCGGCGACGATCTCGTGGACAAGGTCGTCCATGTCGATCAGTCGCCGATCGGCCGCACCCCGCGCTCCAACCCGGCCACCTACACCGGCGTCTTCGACCATGTCCGCAGGCTCTTCGCGGAGACGATGGAGGCCAAGGTCCGCGGCTATCTGCCGGGACGCTTCTCCTTCAACGTCAAGGGCGGCCGCTGCGAGAACTGTTCCGGCGACGGCACCATCAAGATCGAGATGAACTTCCTGCCGGATGTGTATGTGCCGTGCGAGGTCTGTCACGGGGCGCGCTACAACCGGGAGACGCTGGAGGTCCACTACAAGGGCAAGTCCATCGCCGAGGTGCTGGACATGCCCATCGAGGAGGCGCTGAGCTTCTTCGAGGCGGTGCCGACCATCGCCCGGCACCTCAAGACGCTCCACGAGGTCGGCCTCGGGTACGTCCGGCTCGGGCAGTCCGCGCCGACGCTCTCCGGCGGTGAGGCACAGCGCGTCAAGCTCGCCAGCGAGCTCCAGAAGCGCTCCACGGGCAGCACGGTCTATGTCCTCGACGAGCCGACCACCGGTCTGCACTTCGACGACATCAGCAAGCTGATCAATGTGCTGTCCGGCCTGGTCGACAAGGGCAACACGGTGATCGTCATCGAGCACAACCTCGATGTGATCAAGACCGCGGACTGGGTCGTCGACATGGGCCCCGAGGGCGGCAACGGCGGCGGTCTGGTCGTCGCCGAGGGCACGCCGGAGGAGGTGGCGTCGATCCCCGCCAGCCACACCGGCAAGTTCCTGCGGGAGATCCTCGGCGGCCGGGTCAGCGATGCCGCCCCGGCGGCGGCGTCCGGCAAGAAGCCGGTGGCCAAGAAGGCCGCCGCGGCGAAGGCCCCCGCCAAGAAGGCTGCCGCGAAGAAGACCGCGGCCAAGAAGACCGCCGCCACGAAGACGACGGCGCGGGCACGCCGGACCTGA
- a CDS encoding carbohydrate kinase family protein: MIVVAGEALIDLVPSPQQPSPDRPGERAAATPDGRLPALQPQRGGGPYNTAVALGRLGSPAAFCSRVSTDAFGAALLHGLHRSGVDTSLVQRGSEPTTLAVADISPDGSAGYGFYSEGTADRLFTLPPALPGAVRALSLGTCSLVLEPGASAYESLLRREARRGVFTALDPNIRAGLISDPAAYRSRFRAWLPDLALLKLSEEDALWLAGAEDAADGGWEAVTAAAKEWLDAGPAAIVLTRGGDGLTVLTRGGGAVSVPGERVEVVDTIGAGDTVNAALLHRLDAHGALSYAAVSALGDDDWRDILRFAARAAAVTCSRAGAEPPFAAEMAL, from the coding sequence GTGATCGTCGTCGCCGGCGAGGCACTGATCGACCTCGTCCCCAGTCCGCAGCAGCCCTCCCCGGACCGGCCGGGCGAGAGGGCCGCCGCCACCCCGGACGGCCGGCTTCCGGCGCTGCAGCCGCAGCGCGGCGGCGGCCCGTACAACACCGCGGTCGCGCTGGGGCGGCTGGGCTCGCCCGCCGCGTTCTGCTCCCGCGTCTCCACTGACGCCTTCGGTGCGGCGCTGCTGCACGGGCTGCACCGCAGCGGTGTGGACACCTCGCTGGTGCAGCGCGGCAGTGAGCCGACCACCCTCGCCGTGGCCGACATCAGCCCGGACGGGTCGGCGGGCTACGGCTTCTACTCCGAGGGCACCGCCGACCGGCTCTTCACCCTGCCGCCGGCGCTGCCCGGCGCGGTCCGTGCACTGTCCCTGGGCACCTGCTCGCTCGTGCTGGAACCGGGGGCGAGCGCCTATGAGTCCCTGCTGCGCCGCGAGGCCCGGCGCGGTGTCTTCACGGCGCTGGACCCCAACATCCGGGCCGGTCTGATCTCCGACCCGGCCGCCTACCGGTCCCGTTTCCGCGCCTGGCTCCCGGATCTCGCCCTCCTGAAGCTGTCGGAGGAGGACGCCTTGTGGCTGGCGGGAGCCGAGGACGCAGCGGACGGCGGCTGGGAGGCGGTCACCGCGGCGGCGAAGGAGTGGCTGGACGCGGGGCCCGCGGCGATCGTCCTGACCCGCGGCGGGGACGGTCTGACGGTGCTGACGCGGGGCGGCGGCGCGGTGTCGGTCCCCGGCGAACGGGTCGAGGTCGTCGACACCATCGGCGCCGGTGACACGGTCAACGCCGCCTTGTTGCACCGCCTGGACGCCCATGGCGCCCTCTCGTACGCCGCCGTCTCCGCGCTCGGCGACGACGACTGGCGCGACATCCTGCGGTTCGCCGCCCGCGCGGCCGCCGTGACCTGCTCCCGCGCGGGCGCGGAACCGCCGTTCGCCGCGGAGATGGCGCTGTAA